The following coding sequences lie in one uncultured Mailhella sp. genomic window:
- a CDS encoding AEC family transporter yields MIISLLLGKQIAAMLLMVLMGYAVVRLRLLKAEDSAPLAAVALYIVGPCMMLDAFQVEFSGEKLQGLFLSLVAAAISQSLAIVFNMLVRRPLRLDPVEQASAIYSNGGNLIIPIVIYVFGPEWVLYTSGFLIGQTALFWTHCYTLLHKHGQFHLRNILFNVNILAMFAGALLFVSGLHFPEVPRLAVHAVGSMIGPLCMIVTGMLIGSVNFRRILAYKKLPLIVALRLLVLPLLTLLVFRVSGLASCTADGSTILLISFLAAAAPCASTVTQMAHLYGHNGEYASLINVVSTLLCVITMPVMVFLFQL; encoded by the coding sequence ATGATTATTTCTCTTCTTCTCGGCAAGCAGATAGCCGCCATGCTCCTCATGGTTCTCATGGGCTATGCCGTGGTCCGGCTGCGCCTGCTCAAGGCCGAAGACAGCGCGCCTCTGGCCGCGGTGGCCCTGTACATCGTCGGCCCGTGCATGATGCTCGACGCCTTTCAGGTGGAATTCTCCGGGGAAAAGCTGCAGGGCCTTTTTCTCTCGCTCGTAGCTGCCGCCATTTCCCAGTCGCTGGCCATCGTGTTCAACATGCTCGTACGGCGTCCGCTCAGGCTCGATCCCGTGGAACAGGCTTCCGCCATCTATTCCAACGGCGGCAACCTCATCATTCCCATAGTCATTTATGTGTTCGGCCCCGAATGGGTACTCTATACCAGCGGCTTTCTCATCGGCCAGACCGCGCTTTTCTGGACGCACTGCTATACGCTGCTCCATAAGCACGGACAGTTCCATCTGCGCAACATTCTGTTCAACGTCAACATACTGGCCATGTTCGCAGGTGCGCTGCTCTTTGTTTCCGGGCTGCACTTCCCTGAAGTGCCGCGCCTTGCCGTACACGCCGTAGGCAGCATGATAGGACCCCTGTGCATGATAGTCACGGGCATGCTCATAGGCTCCGTGAACTTCCGCCGCATTCTCGCCTACAAAAAACTGCCCCTCATCGTCGCCCTGCGTCTGCTCGTGCTGCCGCTGCTCACCCTTCTCGTCTTCCGTGTCAGCGGCCTTGCCTCCTGTACCGCAGACGGTTCCACCATTCTGCTCATCAGCTTTCTTGCGGCCGCCGCGCCCTGCGCCTCCACCGTCACCCAGATGGCCCACCTCTACGGACACAACGGCGAATACGCGAGCCTCATCAACGTGGTCTCCACCCTGCTTTGCGTCATAACCATGCCCGTCATGGTCTTCCTCTTCCAGCTCTGA
- a CDS encoding tRNA-specific 2-thiouridylase yields MNVTVAISGGTDSLFALLSLREQGHAVTALHARFLPGAAGTEAVPAMEALCRSFGIPLHVVDLSEEFRRCVMTPFAEEHARARTPNPCALCNRTMKFGRLFDCAMNYGEAFATGHYAAVTEHPVYGRTLRAGRDGTKDQSYFLALVPVERLRRCLFPLAEWKKSDIRASLAERGITPPVPAESQEICFIPGDDHYAWLEERRARGLRLPGPGPVLLAGENRVIAQHRGLWQYTEGQRRGLGIPWKEPLYVLRRLRDSNTLVVGPKNMLPATTCSAGALNLMVSPDLWPERLFVRVRYHQAPTPAHVSVAEDRMTITFDTPQQPPAPGQIAAVYDADGFVLAGGILD; encoded by the coding sequence ATGAACGTCACAGTTGCCATAAGCGGCGGAACCGACAGCCTCTTCGCCCTGCTCAGCCTCAGGGAACAGGGACACGCTGTCACGGCTCTGCACGCGCGCTTTCTTCCCGGAGCGGCCGGAACCGAAGCTGTTCCCGCCATGGAAGCCCTCTGCCGTTCCTTCGGCATTCCCCTGCACGTGGTGGATCTTTCCGAAGAGTTCCGCCGCTGCGTCATGACTCCCTTTGCCGAAGAACACGCCCGGGCGCGCACCCCCAACCCCTGCGCCCTGTGCAACCGGACCATGAAGTTCGGTCGCCTGTTCGACTGCGCCATGAACTACGGCGAAGCGTTCGCCACCGGTCACTACGCCGCCGTGACGGAGCACCCCGTCTACGGCCGGACGCTGCGCGCAGGACGCGACGGCACCAAGGACCAGAGCTACTTTCTCGCGCTGGTGCCCGTCGAGCGCCTGCGCCGCTGCCTCTTTCCGCTCGCGGAATGGAAAAAATCCGACATCCGGGCCAGTCTTGCCGAGCGCGGCATCACGCCGCCCGTGCCCGCCGAAAGTCAGGAAATCTGCTTCATTCCGGGCGACGACCACTACGCCTGGCTCGAAGAGCGCCGCGCCCGCGGCCTGCGTCTGCCCGGCCCCGGCCCCGTGCTTCTCGCCGGAGAAAACCGCGTCATCGCGCAGCATCGGGGACTTTGGCAGTACACCGAAGGCCAGCGCCGCGGACTCGGCATTCCCTGGAAGGAGCCGCTTTACGTGCTGAGGCGTCTGCGGGATTCCAACACCCTCGTGGTCGGGCCTAAGAACATGCTTCCCGCAACCACGTGTTCCGCCGGAGCGCTGAATCTCATGGTCTCCCCCGACCTCTGGCCGGAACGGCTCTTCGTGCGCGTGCGCTACCATCAGGCTCCGACGCCCGCCCACGTGAGCGTGGCCGAAGACCGCATGACCATAACCTTCGACACTCCCCAGCAGCCTCCGGCCCCCGGACAGATCGCCGCCGTGTACGACGCGGACGGCTTCGTGCTTGCAGGCGGCATTCTGGATTAG
- a CDS encoding DUF4851 domain-containing protein, whose translation MKHILACAALCVVTLLGGCVGAPIYRGLDAATGDFVSTSSPTVSVKAAEGYANVLSGYTLCRVPYENSFMNSVSANVWFSLQEREGSQLAVMLAECPTGLIWEVRAVGVEYQKLKVFYESNGVGPNDATVRVYVRPASMDPWTPLFLGAGKTAWKGDTLVARYEWTSTTQKDKLVVEYREPAPELLAGMNPRVTDISAFIARSQKAFTLEGVTEPVSPVARVGVGISDSLLAPVVGSVSTNQIILF comes from the coding sequence ATGAAACATATTCTGGCCTGCGCGGCGCTCTGCGTCGTGACGCTTCTCGGCGGATGCGTCGGCGCTCCCATCTACAGAGGTCTGGACGCCGCCACCGGCGATTTCGTGTCCACGTCGTCCCCCACGGTGAGCGTGAAGGCCGCGGAAGGATATGCCAACGTGCTTTCCGGCTACACGCTGTGCCGCGTGCCCTACGAGAACAGCTTCATGAACAGCGTGTCCGCCAACGTGTGGTTCTCGCTTCAGGAACGGGAAGGCTCGCAGCTCGCCGTCATGCTGGCCGAGTGCCCCACCGGACTGATCTGGGAAGTGCGCGCCGTGGGCGTGGAATATCAGAAGCTGAAGGTGTTTTACGAGAGCAACGGCGTCGGCCCCAACGACGCTACCGTGCGCGTGTATGTGCGTCCGGCCTCCATGGATCCGTGGACGCCCCTGTTCCTCGGCGCAGGAAAGACGGCCTGGAAGGGCGACACGCTGGTGGCGCGTTATGAATGGACGAGCACCACGCAGAAGGACAAGCTGGTGGTCGAATACCGCGAACCGGCGCCCGAACTGCTGGCCGGCATGAATCCGCGCGTGACCGATATTTCGGCGTTCATCGCTCGCTCGCAGAAGGCGTTTACGCTGGAAGGCGTGACCGAGCCCGTCTCGCCCGTCGCCCGCGTGGGCGTCGGCATTTCCGACAGTCTCCTCGCGCCCGTGGTGGGGTCGGTGAGCACCAATCAGATCATTCTGTTCTGA
- the ahbC gene encoding 12,18-didecarboxysiroheme deacetylase, producing MIGISKLYCGQVEPSDALRYGRQSGKLPSHLLQFSADKKPVVVWNMTRRCNLKCVHCYAQAETDKGVDPISTEQAKVMIDDLAAYGAPVMLFSGGEPTIRKDMPELASYATSKGMRAVISTNGTLIDRAMARQLKEVGLSYVGVSLDGGEEVHDHFRGVKGAFRRALEGLDYCREEGIKVGLRFTINKRNAVEIPKIFDILRERNIPRVCFYHLVYSGRGTELINEDLNHQETRAVVDLIMDKTRECFDAGTPKEVLTVDNHADGPYVWMRLLKEDPKRAEEVFQLLQFNEGNSSGRGIGCISWNGDVSADQFWRHHVFGNVLERPFSEIWDDPNIELLHKLKDKKPYVKGRCAKCRFLNICGGNFRSRAEAYYGDEWAEDPACYLTDEEIGIK from the coding sequence ATGATTGGTATTTCAAAGCTTTACTGCGGACAGGTGGAACCCTCCGACGCCCTGCGTTACGGTCGCCAGTCCGGCAAGCTGCCTTCTCACCTTCTCCAGTTCTCCGCCGACAAGAAGCCGGTCGTCGTCTGGAACATGACGCGCCGCTGCAACCTTAAATGCGTCCACTGCTACGCCCAGGCCGAAACCGACAAGGGCGTCGATCCCATTTCCACCGAACAGGCCAAGGTCATGATCGACGACCTCGCCGCCTACGGCGCGCCGGTCATGCTCTTTTCCGGCGGCGAGCCCACCATCCGCAAGGACATGCCCGAACTTGCCAGCTACGCCACCAGCAAGGGCATGCGTGCGGTCATTTCCACCAACGGCACGCTCATCGACCGCGCCATGGCCAGACAGCTCAAGGAAGTCGGCCTTTCCTACGTGGGCGTTTCCCTCGACGGCGGCGAAGAGGTCCACGACCACTTCCGCGGCGTGAAGGGCGCGTTCCGCCGGGCACTCGAAGGCCTCGACTACTGCCGCGAAGAAGGCATCAAGGTGGGCCTGCGTTTCACCATCAACAAGCGCAACGCCGTGGAAATACCCAAGATTTTCGACATCCTGCGCGAACGCAACATTCCCCGCGTGTGCTTCTATCACCTGGTGTACTCGGGCCGCGGCACCGAGCTCATCAATGAAGACCTGAACCATCAGGAAACCCGCGCCGTGGTCGATCTCATCATGGACAAGACCCGCGAATGCTTCGACGCCGGCACTCCCAAGGAAGTGCTCACCGTGGACAACCACGCCGACGGTCCCTACGTGTGGATGCGCCTGCTCAAGGAAGATCCCAAGCGCGCCGAAGAAGTGTTCCAGCTGCTGCAGTTCAACGAAGGCAACAGCTCCGGCCGCGGCATAGGCTGCATTTCCTGGAACGGCGACGTTTCCGCCGACCAGTTCTGGCGTCATCACGTGTTCGGCAACGTGCTTGAACGTCCCTTCTCCGAAATCTGGGACGACCCGAACATCGAACTGCTGCACAAGCTCAAGGACAAGAAGCCCTACGTGAAGGGCCGCTGCGCCAAGTGCCGCTTCCTGAACATCTGCGGCGGCAACTTCCGCTCCCGCGCCGAAGCCTACTACGGCGACGAATGGGCCGAAGATCCGGCCTGCTACCTCACCGACGAAGAAATCGGCATCAAGTAG